TCGGACGGGAGATCCACTGGTCGACGACGTCTGGTTCCTCTCCAACGTCTGGCCGAGCGAGGTCGCCGAACTTCACGAACTCTTGACCGTCTACACCGCGCAGATGCGTCGACTGTCGGACGATTTGCTGGAGATGTTCGCCGCAGCACTAGGTTTGGCGAATAACCCGTTCGACGGGCTTGCCGACCTCCCCACCTGGACGTGCAACATCAACCACTACCCACCGATGAGCGTGGTGGGTGAGCCTGAGCCGGGACAGTTCCGCATCGGTCCGCACACAGATTTCGGAACGGTGACAGTTCTCGATCGTGAGCTCGGATCCGGCGGACTGCAGGTGTACACGGACGAGGGCGGCTGGGAAGACGCTCCGTACGACGCCGAAGCGCTAACGGTCAACATCGGGGACCTCCTCGAGTACTGGAGTGGCAAACGCTGGCCGTCGGGCCGGCACCGCGTGCTTCCTCCCCAGACGGACGCTCCGGAGGAAGATCTGGTCTCGCTCATCTACTTCTACGAACTCAATCACGACGCAGTGGTTACCCCGTTGGAGTTGCCGATCGGGCGGGTTTCCGGCCTGGAACCCGTCGTGTCGGCCGACTTCATCAAACTTCGGCTGGACGCGATCACTCTCTAGTTGGCGGAATCCTGGGTTTGTCCAGTTCCAGGAAGAGGGGTAGTGTGTGGGCGTCGTGCGCCGTCCGAGTGCATGATGATCGAGTAGGAATTCAGGGAAGAGGAGGTGTGGCTTGTAATGCGTGGCCAACCTCCGAGTACCAACTGAAGCT
The nucleotide sequence above comes from Rhodococcus sp. KBS0724. Encoded proteins:
- a CDS encoding isopenicillin N synthase family oxygenase, coding for MKAVSTVDISLWRAGGLGAEAVAREVDEGLQRAGFLLVRGHGITRELAADVRAAARKFFALPESTKARYAAAVGERGWIGPGMEANGYSEGTETPPDLKETFAIGAETRTGDPLVDDVWFLSNVWPSEVAELHELLTVYTAQMRRLSDDLLEMFAAALGLANNPFDGLADLPTWTCNINHYPPMSVVGEPEPGQFRIGPHTDFGTVTVLDRELGSGGLQVYTDEGGWEDAPYDAEALTVNIGDLLEYWSGKRWPSGRHRVLPPQTDAPEEDLVSLIYFYELNHDAVVTPLELPIGRVSGLEPVVSADFIKLRLDAITL